Below is a genomic region from Delftia tsuruhatensis.
CCTGCACGCGAAAGCGCAGGCCTTCGGGATCCAGGTCCTGCGTCGAATCAAGGCAACGCACCCAGTCGTTGGCTTCACTGTCCCACAGTTCCACCCAGCCCTGCTGGACCAGCCCCGAGCACACGCGGCGGATGCCGAAACCTTGGGAATACAGAATGTCTTGCAGTTGCATGTTCATCTTTCAAGCCGGCTGCACGTCCCATGGCGCATGCACATCGCGCGGGGACGACACAGGTATTGTGCGCAAACAAGCAAAAAACCCCGTAGCCTTGGGCTACGGGGTTTCTTGGGCTGTAAGAGCCTGACGATGACCTACTTTCACACGGGAACCCGCACTATCATCGGCGCAAAGTCGTTTCACTGTCCTGTTCGGGATGGGAAGGAGTGGTACCAACTTGCTATGGTCATCAGGCATAACTTGTTGTCATGCTGCCCTCGGGGCAACACAACTAATTCATAGAGTCTTCAATCAGCTTTATATTTCGACTGCGTCTTACTTGGCATAACCACCTTGATGATCACTTCGTCATCAAAGTTATAGGGTCAAGCCTCACGAGCAATTAGTACTGGTTAGCTTAACGCATTACTGCGCTTCCACACCCAGCCTATCAACGTCCTGGTCTCGAACGACTCTTCAGGGGGCTCAAGGCCCCGGCAGATCTCATCTTGAAACGAGTTTCCCGCTTAGATGCTTTCAGCGGTTATCTCTTCCACACTTAGCTACTCGGCAATGCCACTGGCGTGACAACCGATACACCAGAGGTGTGTCCACTCCGGTCCTCTCGTACTAGGAGCAGGCTTCCTCAAATCTGCAGCGCCCACGGAAGATAGGGACCAAACTGTCTCACGACGTTTTAAACCCAGCTCACGTACCTCTTTAAATGGCGAACAGCCATACCCTTGGGACCGACTACAGCCCCAGGATGAGATGAGCCGACATCGAGGTGCCAAACACCGCCGTCGATATGAACTCTTGGGCGGTATCAGCCTGTTATCCCCAGAGTACCTTTTATCCGTTGAGCGATGGCCCTTCCATACAGAACCACCGGATCACTATGTCCTGCTTTCGCATCTGCTCGACTTGTCAGTCTCGCAGTTAAGCACGCTTATGCCATTGCACTATCGTCACGATGTCCGACCGTAACTAGCGTACCTTCGAACTCCTCCGTTACGCTTTGGGAGGAGACCGCCCCAGTCAAACTGCCTACCATGCACTGTCCCCGATCCCGATAAGGGACCTGGGTTAGAACCTCAAACGCACCAGGGTGGTATTTCAACGTCGGCTCCATGAGAACTAGCGTCCTCACTTCAAAGCCTCCCACCTATCCTACACAGATCCGTTCAAAATCCAATACAAAGCTACAGTAAAGGTTCATGGGGTCTTTCCGTCTTTCCGCGGGGAGATTGCATCATCACAAACATTTCAACTTCGCTGAGTCTCTGGAGGAGACAGTGTGGCCATCGTTACGCCATTCGTGCAGGTCGGAACTTACCCGACAAGGAATTTCGCTACCTTAGGACCGTTATAGTTACGGCCGCCGTTTACTGGGACTTCAATCAAGAGCTTGCACCCCATCATTTAATCTTCCAGCACCGGGCAGGCGTCACACCCTATACGTCCACTTTCGTGTTTGCAGAGTGCTGTGTTTTTATTAAACAGTCGCAGCCACCGATTTTTTGCAACCGCTTTGGGCTCCCTTTGTACAAGTTCACCTACTTGCGGCATACCTTCTCCCGAAGTTACGGTATCAATTTGCCGAGTTCCTTCTCCAGAGTTCTCTCAAGCGCCTTAGAATACTCATCTCGCGCACCAGTGTCGGTTTGCGGTACGGTCGTGTGTAGCTGAAGCTTAGTGGCTTTTCCTGGAAGCAGGGTATCACTCACTTCGTCTGCAAGCAGACTCGTTATCACCCCTCATCTAAGCCCGGCGGATTTGCCTACCAGGCACGACTACAGGCTTGAACCAACATATCCAACAGTTGGCTGAGCTAACCTTCTCCGTCCCCACATCGCACTACACATCGGTACAGGAATATTGACCTGTTTCCCATCAGCTACGCATCTCTGCCTCGCCTTAGGGGCCGACTCACCCTACGCCGATGAACGTTGCGTAGGAAACCTTGCGCTTACGGCGAGGGGGCTTTTCACCCCCTTTAACGCTACTCATGTCAGCATTCGCACTTCTGATACCTCCAGCACCCGTTACCAGGCACCTTCACAGGCTTACAGAACGCTCTCCTACCACTTGCAATAAATTGCAAATCCGCAGCTTCGGTAACTGGCTTAGCCCCGTTACATCTTCCGCGCAGGACGACTCGATCAGTGAGCTATTACGCTTTCTTTAAATGATGGCTGCTTCTAAGCCAACATCCTGACTGTTTTAGCCTTCCCACTTCGTTTCCCACTTAGCCAATTTTAGGGACCTTAGCTGGCGGTCTGGGTTGTTTCCCTCTTGAGTCCGGACGTTAGCACCCGGTGCTCTGTCTCCCAAGCTGTACTCTGCGGTATTCGGAGTTTGCATAGGTTTGGTAAGTCGCCATGACCCCCTAGCCTAAACAGTGCTCTACCCCCGCAGGTAATACTTGAGGCACTACCTAAATAGTTTTCGGAGAGAACCAGCTATTTCCAAGTTTGTTTAGCCTTTCACCCCTATCCACAGCTCATCCGCTAGTTTTGCAACACTAGTCGGTTCGGACCTCCAGTACCTGTTACGGCACCTTCATCCTGGCCATGGATAGATCACTTGGTTTCGGGTCTACACCCAGCGACTGGACGCCCTGTTCGGACTCGATTTCTCTACGGCTCCCCTATTCGGTTAACCTTGCCACTGAATGTAAGTCGCTGACCCATTATACAAAAGGTACGCAGTCACCCTTGCGGGCTCCTACTTTTTGTAAGCATGCGGTTTCAGGATCTATTTCACTCCCCTCCCGGGGTTCTTTTCGCCTTTCCCTCACGGTACTGGTTCACTATCGGTCGATGATGAGTATTTAGCCTTGGAGGATGGTCCCCCCATATTCAGACAGGGTTTCTCGTGCCCCGCCCTACTTTTCTCTAGCTCAGTACCACCAGTCGGTTTTCACATACAGGGCTATCACCTACTATGGCCGGACTTTCCATTCCGTTTTGTTAACCGTCTGACTATCACTAGAAGGCTCTTCCGATTTCGCTCGCCACTACTTTCGGAATCTCGGTTGATGTCTTTTCCTCTGGGTACTTAGATGTTTCAGTTCTCCAGGTTCGCCTCGCATACCTATGTATTCAGTATGCGATACCCTTGCGGGTGGGTTTCCCCATTCAGAAATCTCCGGATCAAAGCTAATTTGCCAGCTCCCCGAAGCTTATCGCAGGCTATCACGTCTTTCGTCGCCTATCATCGCCAAGGCATCCACCACATGCTCTTAGTCACTTGACCCTATAACTTTGACTTCTCTTGCGAGACGCCTCCGTTTTCTTTCAAGGACTTGCGAGGTCTCTCACCTCGCGCGTTATGCCGTAATGTGAATGATTCTTTGACATTGCTGTCAGAGAAAGATTCGTCATTACTTGAACAAACAAAGTTCGTTCGTTTTGACGCAATCAAAATGTTGCTGATGGCACGGTGCGTATTGCTACGCTTTCCATCAGCAACGCTGATTTCGACTCTATGAATTTTTAAAGAACAGCCGATTGACAGTTTGATAACTGTCAACACTAAAGCAGTCTCGTTAGAGACTGCTTTAGTGTTGAGTCAAATATTATAGCACGCTTTTTCGTGCTTTCCTCGGGCCTTCCAGCAACTTCTCGCTGCTGCCACCAGGCAATCTTGGTGGAGGATGACGGGATCGAACCGACGACCCCCTGCTTGCAAAGCAGGTGCTCTCCCAGCTGAGCTAATCCCCCGGGATCCTCGACAACCAGACATTGGAATCTTGGTGGGTCTAGTTGGGCTCGAACCAACGACCCCCGCCTTATCAAGACGGTGCTCTAACCAGCTGAGCTACAGACCCAGTCCACGCATCCTGCAACCAGGACGCATGGCTTGTTCCAACAACCGATAAGTGTGGGCGTTCAACTTGAACAGCAGTTTTCCAGAAAGGAGGTGATCCAGCCGCACCTTCCGATACGGCTACCTTGTTACGACTTCACCCCAGTCACGAACCCCGCCGTGGTAAGCGCCCTCCTTGCGGTTAGGCTACCTACTTCTGGCGAGACCCGCTCCCATGGTGTGACGGGCGGTGTGTACAAGACCCGGGAACGTATTCACCGCGGCATGCTGATCCGCGATTACTAGCGATTCCGACTTCACGCAGTCGAGTTGCAGACTGCGATCCGGACTACGACTGGTTTTATGGGATTAGCTCCCCCTCGCGGGTTGGCAACCCTCTGTACCAGCCATTGTATGACGTGTGTAGCCCCACCTATAAGGGCCATGAGGACTTGACGTCATCCCCACCTTCCTCCGGTTTGTCACCGGCAGTCTCATTAGAGTGCTCAACTGAATGTAGCAACTAATGACAAGGGTTGCGCTCGTTGCGGGACTTAACCCAACATCTCACGACACGAGCTGACGACAGCCATGCAGCACCTGTGTGCAGGTTCTCTTTCGAGCACGAATCCATCTCTGGAAACTTCCTGCCATGTCAAAGGTGGGTAAGGTTTTTCGCGTTGCATCGAATTAAACCACATCATCCACCGCTTGTGCGGGTCCCCGTCAATTCCTTTGAGTTTCAACCTTGCGGCCGTACTCCCCAGGCGGTCAACTTCACGCGTTAGCTTCGTTACTGAGAAAACTAATTCCCAACAACCAGTTGACATCGTTTAGGGCGTGGACTACCAGGGTATCTAATCCTGTTTGCTCCCCACGCTTTCGTGCATGAGCGTCAGTACAGGCCCAGGGGATTGCCTTCGCCATCGGTGTTCCTCCGCATATCTACGCATTTCACTGCTACACGCGGAATTCCATCCCCCTCTGCCGTACTCTAGCCTTGCAGTCACAAAGGCAGTTCCCAGGTTGAGCCCGGGGATTTCACCTCTGTCTTACAAAACCGCCTGCGCACGCTTTACGCCCAGTAATTCCGATTAACGCTCGCACCCTACGTATTACCGCGGCTGCTGGCACGTAGTTAGCCGGTGCTTATTCTTACGGTACCGTCATGGGCCTCCCGTATTAGGGGAAGCTTTTTCGTTCCGTACAAAAGCAGTTTACAACCCGAAGGCCTTCATCCTGCACGCGGCATTGCTGGATCAGGCTTTCGCCCATTGTCCAAAATTCCCCACTGCTGCCTCCCGTAGGAGTCTGGGCCGTGTCTCAGTCCCAGTGTGGCTGGTCGTCCTCTCAGACCAGCTACAGATCGTCGGCTTGGTAAGCTTTTATCCCACCAACTACCTAATCTGCCATCGGCCGCTCCAATCGCGCGAGGCCCGAAGGTCCCCCGCTTTCATCCTCAGATCGTATGCGGTATTAGCTACTCTTTCGAGTAGTTATCCCCCACGACTGGGCACGTTCCGATGTATTACTCACCCGTTCGCCACTCGTCAGCGTCCGAAGACCTGTTACCGTTCGACTTGCATGTGTAAGGCATGCCGCCAGCGTTCAATCTGAGCCAGGATCAAACTCTACAGTTCGATCTTGAATTTAAAGTCTTTCGACTAACTCATAAAAACGGAATTGAAGTGAACTTCACTTCTATTCTCATGAGCGTTTTTGGCTTCAAAGAGCCTAGTTCCAAAGAACTTGGCTGTTCGCCCCAAACGCCCACGCTTATCGGCTGTATGTTTTTAAGGATCGAAGCGAAGAATTTTTTTCCTTGCTTCTGACTCGCTGCGATCAGCGAAGCCTTGAATTCTAGCACAGTTTTTAGCGTCGTTGCAATCAAATTTCTTCGACCTCTTCAGCGCCAGCGAGGTGCAACCCGCTTCTCTTCAGCAGAGCCTTGCATTGTAGCACGTTTTTTCAACCCGCCCGCAAGTATCTCCACCCCAACAACCAGGGCATCACCCCAGGTCATCTGATCGAGCCACCAGAGCAACCCTCTCATAAAAAAAGCCACCCTTGCGGGTGGCTTTTTCATCCTGGCGGAAACGGAGGGATTCGAACCCTCGATGAGGCTCTACACCCCATACTCCCTTAGCAGGGGAGCACCTTCGGCCACTCGGTCACGTTTCCGGAATGACGTTATTGTAACGCGCTTTTTTGCCGCTTCCGGCAAAACGACAATTTTATTCGCTCTTGTCCAGACCGAAGGCTGTGTGCAGGGCGCGCACGGCCAGCTCCAGGTACTTCTCGTCGATGACGACGGAGGTCTTGATCTCGGAGGTGGAGATCATCTGGATGTTCACGCCTTCCTGGCTCAGCGCACGGAACATGGTGGAGGCCACGCCCACATGGCTGCGCATGCCGATGCCGACGATGCTGACCTTGGCGATATTGGGGTTGCCCACGACTTCGGAGGCGCCCAGTGCCGGCACGACCTTGTCACGCAGCAGCTCCATGGCGCGCTGGTAGTCGCCCTGGCTGACGGTGAAGCTGAAGTCGGTCTTGCCTTCCTTGCTGATGTTCTGGATGATCACATCGACTTCGATGTTGGCCTCGGCCACCGGACCCAGGATGCCGTAGGCGATGCCGGGGGTGTCGGGCACGCCGAGAACGGAGATCTTGGCTTCGCCGCGGTTGAATGCGATGCCGGATACGACGGCCTTTTCCATTTTTTCGTCTTCCTCAAAAGTAATCAGCGTGCCGGAGGTGGACTCTTCCTCCAGGTCGATGTCCCAGGGCGTGAAGCTGGAGAGCACGCGCATGGGCACCTTGTACTTGCCGGCGAACTCCACCGAGCGGATCTGCAGCACCTTGGAGCCGAGGCTGGCCATCTCCAGCATTTCCTCGAAGCTCACGGTGTTCAGGCGCTTGGCCGCCTGCACCACGCGCGGATCGGTGGTGTAGACGCCGTCCACGTCCGTATAGATCAGGCATTCCGCAGCCTTCAGCGCAGCCGCCACGGCCACGGCCGAGGTGTCGGAGCCGCCGCGACCCAGGGTGGTGATGTGACCGTCCGGGTCGATGCCCTGGAAGCCCGTGATGATGACCACGCGGCCTGCATCGAGTTCGGTGCGCACGCGCTTGTCGTCGATGGATTCGATGCGTGCCTTGGTGAAGCTGCTGTCGGTGCGCACGGGCACTTGCCAGCCCGAGAAGCTGATGGCTTCCAGACCCTCGGCCTGCAGCGCAATGGCCAGCAGGGCCGACGATGCCTGCTCGCCCGTGGAGGCCAGCATGTCGAGCTCGCGGTAATAGGCTGTCTTGGCCGAACTGGGGGCCAGCTCGCTGGCCAGGCCCAGGAGGCGGTTGGTCTCGCCACTCATGGCGCTGGGAACGACCACCATCTGGTGACCGGCCCTAGCCCACTTGGCCACGCGCTTGGCAACGTTGCGAATGCGCTCTGTAGAGCCCATCGAGGTGCCGCCGTATTTATGAACGATCAGTGCCATTGGATATCAGGGTGACGAAACTGCTTGCCACGGCGCTGTACGACAAGGAAGTGCCTGTGCAAGCCGGGGAGCGAAAGGACCACGCATGAAGCGTGGATGCCCTGCCTGACCCCGTCCTGCGCAAGTCGTTTGGTTTTGGCGCGCCGCCGGTTTTCGTGCAAAGTTGGACCAAAACCTGTCAATTGTACCAATCGAGCACGGCCCCTTGCCGCCGCACGAAACCACGCCCCATCTTGAGATGGATGCGGTGACCTCGCGTACGGCAAACGCCGATCTGCGAGAGCAGTTGCTCCAGCTGCGCGGCACTGGGCGTGGTGGCATGCACGCTGCGCAGCCAGTGGCGCAGCACGTTGGCCTGGCGGGCGCGGCTGAGGGCCTGCAAACCGGCGATGCGTGGCGGGCAGCCCACCATGGCGAGATCGGCCTCGGCCAGCTCCACCAGCAGCTCGGCTGCCTCGGCGCAGTGCCGGCTGCTGCGGGCAAAGGTGGCGCGAAACTGCGGGAAGGCCTGTTGCAGCGCGGGCAGCAACCGGGCCCGAATGCGATTGCGCGTGTAGCGCGCGTCGGCGTTGCTCGGATCTTCCACCCACGCCTGGTCACGCGCCACGAGCCAGTCGCGCAGCGCCGGGCCCGGCACCTCCAGCAAGGGACGATGCCATTCGAGATCCGCCCGGCCCCAGCGCGCCGGCATGGCGGCCAATCCGGCGACTCCCGCCCCCCTGGACAACGCCAGCAGCAGGGTCTCGACTTGGTCATCTGCATGCTGGGCCAGCGCGATGCTGCGCACAGGCCCGGCCAGCGCGGGCCAGGGCCCTTGCGCGGCCTCGATCAGCGCGGCATAGCGCAGCTGGCGCGCAGCGTCTTCCGGACTCTGGCCCGGCGCATGGCGGGCGTCGATGCGGCAGATCTTCAGCGCGATGGCCTGCTGCGCGCAGACCGCCTCGCAACGGGCCGCAAAGGCCTCGGCCGCGGATTGCAGGCCGTGGTGGACATGGATGGCGACGACGCGGCCCGGCCAGCGCCGGGCGCACGCCAGCAGCAGGGCCGTGGAGTCGGCCCCGCCACTGAAGGCAATGGCCAGCGGCAGAGCCGGCGCAAAGCGCCGCATGGCCTCATCCAGGGCAGCGCCCGGCGCCGGGTTTGGCTGGTCGATGTTCGATGTCACGGACTGGGCTCGGGTAACGGAGGAATCCGCCTTGCCTCAACGACAGACGGCTCCCCGAGGAGCCGTCCAGTGTGCCAGAGCGCGGGGCGTTCAGCGATTGTCCGCCTTGGTATCGGCGAAGCGGCCGTAGCTTTGCAGGCGCTCGTAGCGGCGGTCCTGCAACTCCTTGGGCTTGAGGTCGGCCAGTTGGCGATAGGCATCGCCCAGCGCGCGCTTGAGGAAGGTGGCCATCTGCCTGGGGTCGCGGTGCGCGCCACCCACTGGCTCGTTGACGATCTTGTCCACCAGGCCCAGGGCCTTGAGGCGGTGGGCCGTGATGCCCATGGCATCGGCCGCGTCCTCGGCCTTTTCCCCGGTCTTCCAGAGAATGGAGGCGCATCCTTCGGGGCTGATCACGGAGTAGACGGCGTACTGCAGCATCAGCACCTGGTCGGCGACGGCGATGGCCAGCGCACCACCGGATCCGCCCTCGCCGATGATGGTGGTGATGATGGGCGTCTGCAGTTGCGCCATCTCATAGATGTTGCGGCCGATGGCCTCGGACTGGCCGCGCTCCTCGGCATCGATGCCGGGGAAGGCGCCCGGCGTGTCCACGAAGGTGAACACGGGCAGGCCGAACTTCTCTGCCGTCTTCATGAGGCGCAGGGCCTTGCGGTAGCCCTCGGGACGGGTCATGCCGAAGTTGCGCAGCGTGCGCTCCTTGGTGTCACGGCCCTTCTGGTGGCCGATGACCATGCAGGGCGTGCCATTGAAGCGCGCCAGGCCGCCGACGATGGACTGGTCGTCGGCGAAGTGCCGGTCGCCGTGCATCTCGATGAAGTCGGTGAAGCACTCGCGCACATAGTCCAGCGTATAGGGACGCTCGGTATGCCGCGCGATCTTGGTGATCTGCCAGGGTGAGAGGTCGCTGTAGATGTCCTTGGTCAGCTGCAGGCTCTTCTTGCTGAGCTGCTCGATCTCTTCCGAGATATCGACCGCGCTTTCCGTCTGCACGTAGCGCAGTTCCTCGATTTTGGATTCGAGCTCGGCGATGGGCTGCTCAAAATCCAGAAAGTTCTTTTTCGCCAACTTGTTTCTCCTTGTCCCAGCCAGGCACGGTGCATGCATTCGGGCCGGAAAACGGGGGGATGATCGGATGTGATCGGTTTGTCTTCAGGCCGCCGGCTGCGTCTCGAGCGAGCGCCAAATATACCAAGTCGCCACGGTGCACCACGGCTTCCAGGCCTCGGCCACCTCGCGCGCCTCGCTGCGGCTGACGGGATCGCCCGAAAAATAGTTCTGGCTGATGCCCGAGATCAGGCCCGCATCGTCCAGCGGCAGCACGTTGGGCCGCTGCAGGTAGAAGATGAGGAACATCTCGGCCGTCCAGCGGCCCACGCCGCGGATGGACATGAGCTCGGCAACGATGGCCTCGTCGCTCATGCCCTGCCAGTCGTCCTGGTGCAGCCGGTGCTCGGTGAAGTGCATGGCCAGGTCCACGAGGTAGTCCACCTTGCGCGCGGACAGGCCCGCCGCGCGCATGTCGTCCACCTTGAGCCGCAGCACCAGGTCAGGCGTCATCTGCGCGGGCAACCTGGAGAACTTGTTCCACAGGTTCTGCGCGGCCTTCATCGAGATCTGCTGACCCACGATGGAGCGCGCCAGCGTGGCGAAGGCATCGCCGCCGGGTTGCATGGCCAGGTGGGCGAAGCGCGGGATCAGCCGCTTCATCACCCGGTCGCGGCGCACGAGCTGGCGGCAGGCCTCGGCCCAGTAGGCCGGCGCCCCCTCGGGAGGCGCAGGCAGCGAGATCTTGGCCTTGGAGGCTGCCGCGGCCGCAGGGGCGGAACCCGTGCGCGCCCCCAGCGTCACCACCGGCAGGGGAGCGGGCTGCTGCTCGGGCACGGGCAGGTCTGCCACCAGGGGCAATTGCTCGAAATCCATGGTGTCCAGGGGTTTGGCGGAGGCCATCAAAGGACCTCCCCGCACCTGGCGCGGCTCATCAGGCAAGGCATACGGATCAGCCTTTGGCGGCTGCCTCCCATGTCGTGCCTGCGGCGGAATCCTTCAGGACGATGCCCTGCTCCAGCAAGGCCTTGCGGATGCGGTCGGCCTCGGTCCAGTCCTTGGCGGCCTTGGCGGCTGCGCGCGCGGCGATCTGCGCCTCGATGGCCGCGGCATCCACATCGGATGCGCCCGCCTGCAGGAAGGCCTGCGGATCCCCCTGCAAGAGGCCCAGGCAGCCTGCCAAGGCCTTGAGCAGGCCCGCCGTCTCGGCGCTCTGGCTGCGGTTGACCTCGGCGGCCAGCTCGAACAGCACGGCCACCGCCTCGGGCGTGCCGAAGTCCTCATCCATGGCGGCCTTGAAGCGAGCTGCCAGGGGATGGCTCCAGTCGACGGACGTCTCGGCAGGCGCCACCAGGCTCAGCGCCGTGTACAGGCGCTTGAGCGCGCTGCGCGCGTCGTTCAGGTGCACGTCGCTGTAGTTCAGCGGGCTGCGGTAGTGGCTGCGCACGACGAAGAAGCGCACCGTCTCGGCGTCGTACTCCTTGAGCACGTCGCGGATGGTGAAGAAGTTGCCCAGCGACTTGGACATCTTCTCGTTGTCCACGTTGATGAAGCCGTTGTGCATCCAGACCTGCGCAAAGGGCTTGCCGGTCGCACCTTCGCTTTGCGCGATCTCGTTTTCATGGTGCGGGAACTGCAGGTCGGCACCGCCGCCATGGATGTCGAAGCTCTCGCCCAGCATCTCGCACCCCATGGCCGAGCATTCGATGTGCCAGCCGGGGCGGCCCGTCCCCCAGGGGCTGGACCACTTGACCTCCTCGGGCTCGGAGGGCTTGGCACTTTTCCAGAGCACGAAGTCCAGCGGATCCTGCTTGCCGTCCTGCACGGCCACGCGTTCACCGGCCTGCAACTCGTCCAGAGACTTGCCCGACAGCTTGCCGTAGCCGGGGAACTTGCGCACCGCGAAATTGACGTCGCCGTCCGTGCCCTGGTAGGCCAGGCCCTTGTCCTGCAGGCGGCGGATCATGGACAGCATCTGAGGCACGTACTCCGTGGCACGCGGCTCGTGCGTGGGGCGCTCTATGCCCAGCGCGTCGGCATCCTGGTGCAGTGCGTCGATCATGCGGTCGGTCAGCGATCGGATGGTCTCGCCGTTCTCGACGGCGCGCCGGATGATCTTGTCATCGATGTCGGTGATGTTGCGTACATAGGTCACCCTGTGCCCGCTGGCACGCAGCCAGCGCTGAACCACGTCGAAGGCGATCATGGAGCGCGCATGTCCCAGGTGGCACAGGTCGTAGACGGTCATGCCGCACACGTACATGCGCACATGGCCCGGTTCGATCGGCGAAAACGCTTCCAATGCACGCGACAGCGTGTTGTAGATACGCAAACTCATGGGTGTCTATCAGGGGAGAGAGGGCCGCTGCAGGAGGGCGCTTTGCGCACGCCACCGGACCCTTGGCGCCAATGCAGGCATGCTCGCGGGGAGCAGGAGCGGCAGGCGCGGAGCCCGTGTGACCCAGCACACCCCTCAGCTACAATTGACCGCAGTATAAGCCCGCGCCGCGGGGCGTTCCCCCGAGGCCCTGAAAGCACCTACATGCCTCTACGCAACTCGTTTCGCTCCGCCCTGCGCCTTGCGGCAATGGCGGCCCTGCTCGCCACAGGCCACGCCCATGCCGACGACTACACGGATGTGAACCAGTTGCTGCGCAACGGCAAGAGCAGCCAGGCGCTGGAGCGCGCCGACACCTACCTGGCCAAGAATGCGCGCGATCCCCAGATGCGCTTTCTCAGGGCCGTGGCCTTGACCGACAGCGGCAAGACCGACGAGGCCATCGCGGCATTGAACCAGCTCATCGAGGACTATCCCGAGCTGCCCGAGCCCTACAACAATCTGGCCGTCATCTACGCGGGCCGGGACCAGCTGGACAAGGCCCGCTCCGCCCTGGAGTCCGCCGTGCGCAACAACCCCGGCTACGGGGTGGCCTACGAGAACCTGGGCGACATCCATGCCCGCCTGGCCTACCAGGCCTATGCCAAGGCCCAGGGCCTGGATGGCCGGGCCGCCAGCGTGCGCCCCAAACTCAAGCTGCTGCGCGAATTGCTTCAGGCACCGGTCGCCGGCACCACCCGGTAAACCTTCTGCCAGCCCACGCGGGCCCGGACCCGCCGGGCCCCTCTCCCCCTGGCCGGGCACGCCGGAACCTCGCCGGTTTTTCCCACTCCATTTCCCCAGCCCTTTGGCTTTCTCAGGAGACTCGCATGACCACACGCCGCACGGCATCGCTTTCCCTGGCCGGCATGGCCCTGGCCGCATCCCTTTTCACCGCCCTGCCCGCCATGGCACAGAACGCCATGCCCAAGGTGCAGCTCAAGACCAGCATGGGGGACATCGTGGTGGAGCTCAATGAAGCCAAGGCCCCCAAGACCGTGGCCAACTTCCTGCAGTACGTGCGCGAAAAGCACTACGACGGCACGGTGTTCCATCGCGTGATGGACGGCTTCATGATCCAGGGCGGCGGCATGGATGCCAGCCTCAAGGAAAAGCCCACGCGTGCGCCGATTCCCCTGGAGGCCGGCAACGGCCTCAGGAACGACCGGGGCACCATCGCCATGGCCCGCACATCCAATCCCAACTCGGCCACCTCGCAGTTCTTCATCAACGTGGTGGACAACGAGATGCTCAATGCGCCCAAGCCCGATGGCCACGGCTACGCGGTCTTCGGCCGTGTGGTGCAGGGCATGGACGTGGTGGACAAAATCCGCACGGTGGCCACGGGCAACCAGGGCATGCACCAGAATGTACCCACCAAGCCGGTGACCATCGTCTCGGCCACCGAAGTCAAGTAATCCGTCAACCGCGCGCCACGCCTGCCGCGGCGCGCCCCTCCCCTCAGCCCAACAAGGAACGGCCATGAGCAATCCCCAAGTCGAACTCCACATCGCCGGCCACGGCGTCATCAC
It encodes:
- a CDS encoding aspartate kinase — its product is MALIVHKYGGTSMGSTERIRNVAKRVAKWARAGHQMVVVPSAMSGETNRLLGLASELAPSSAKTAYYRELDMLASTGEQASSALLAIALQAEGLEAISFSGWQVPVRTDSSFTKARIESIDDKRVRTELDAGRVVIITGFQGIDPDGHITTLGRGGSDTSAVAVAAALKAAECLIYTDVDGVYTTDPRVVQAAKRLNTVSFEEMLEMASLGSKVLQIRSVEFAGKYKVPMRVLSSFTPWDIDLEEESTSGTLITFEEDEKMEKAVVSGIAFNRGEAKISVLGVPDTPGIAYGILGPVAEANIEVDVIIQNISKEGKTDFSFTVSQGDYQRAMELLRDKVVPALGASEVVGNPNIAKVSIVGIGMRSHVGVASTMFRALSQEGVNIQMISTSEIKTSVVIDEKYLELAVRALHTAFGLDKSE
- the tilS gene encoding tRNA lysidine(34) synthetase TilS, translated to MRRFAPALPLAIAFSGGADSTALLLACARRWPGRVVAIHVHHGLQSAAEAFAARCEAVCAQQAIALKICRIDARHAPGQSPEDAARQLRYAALIEAAQGPWPALAGPVRSIALAQHADDQVETLLLALSRGAGVAGLAAMPARWGRADLEWHRPLLEVPGPALRDWLVARDQAWVEDPSNADARYTRNRIRARLLPALQQAFPQFRATFARSSRHCAEAAELLVELAEADLAMVGCPPRIAGLQALSRARQANVLRHWLRSVHATTPSAAQLEQLLSQIGVCRTRGHRIHLKMGRGFVRRQGAVLDWYN
- a CDS encoding acetyl-CoA carboxylase carboxyltransferase subunit alpha, yielding MAKKNFLDFEQPIAELESKIEELRYVQTESAVDISEEIEQLSKKSLQLTKDIYSDLSPWQITKIARHTERPYTLDYVRECFTDFIEMHGDRHFADDQSIVGGLARFNGTPCMVIGHQKGRDTKERTLRNFGMTRPEGYRKALRLMKTAEKFGLPVFTFVDTPGAFPGIDAEERGQSEAIGRNIYEMAQLQTPIITTIIGEGGSGGALAIAVADQVLMLQYAVYSVISPEGCASILWKTGEKAEDAADAMGITAHRLKALGLVDKIVNEPVGGAHRDPRQMATFLKRALGDAYRQLADLKPKELQDRRYERLQSYGRFADTKADNR
- a CDS encoding DNA-3-methyladenine glycosylase family protein encodes the protein MASAKPLDTMDFEQLPLVADLPVPEQQPAPLPVVTLGARTGSAPAAAAASKAKISLPAPPEGAPAYWAEACRQLVRRDRVMKRLIPRFAHLAMQPGGDAFATLARSIVGQQISMKAAQNLWNKFSRLPAQMTPDLVLRLKVDDMRAAGLSARKVDYLVDLAMHFTEHRLHQDDWQGMSDEAIVAELMSIRGVGRWTAEMFLIFYLQRPNVLPLDDAGLISGISQNYFSGDPVSRSEAREVAEAWKPWCTVATWYIWRSLETQPAA
- the cysS gene encoding cysteine--tRNA ligase, with protein sequence MSLRIYNTLSRALEAFSPIEPGHVRMYVCGMTVYDLCHLGHARSMIAFDVVQRWLRASGHRVTYVRNITDIDDKIIRRAVENGETIRSLTDRMIDALHQDADALGIERPTHEPRATEYVPQMLSMIRRLQDKGLAYQGTDGDVNFAVRKFPGYGKLSGKSLDELQAGERVAVQDGKQDPLDFVLWKSAKPSEPEEVKWSSPWGTGRPGWHIECSAMGCEMLGESFDIHGGGADLQFPHHENEIAQSEGATGKPFAQVWMHNGFINVDNEKMSKSLGNFFTIRDVLKEYDAETVRFFVVRSHYRSPLNYSDVHLNDARSALKRLYTALSLVAPAETSVDWSHPLAARFKAAMDEDFGTPEAVAVLFELAAEVNRSQSAETAGLLKALAGCLGLLQGDPQAFLQAGASDVDAAAIEAQIAARAAAKAAKDWTEADRIRKALLEQGIVLKDSAAGTTWEAAAKG
- a CDS encoding tetratricopeptide repeat protein → MPLRNSFRSALRLAAMAALLATGHAHADDYTDVNQLLRNGKSSQALERADTYLAKNARDPQMRFLRAVALTDSGKTDEAIAALNQLIEDYPELPEPYNNLAVIYAGRDQLDKARSALESAVRNNPGYGVAYENLGDIHARLAYQAYAKAQGLDGRAASVRPKLKLLRELLQAPVAGTTR
- a CDS encoding peptidylprolyl isomerase translates to MTTRRTASLSLAGMALAASLFTALPAMAQNAMPKVQLKTSMGDIVVELNEAKAPKTVANFLQYVREKHYDGTVFHRVMDGFMIQGGGMDASLKEKPTRAPIPLEAGNGLRNDRGTIAMARTSNPNSATSQFFINVVDNEMLNAPKPDGHGYAVFGRVVQGMDVVDKIRTVATGNQGMHQNVPTKPVTIVSATEVK